The following DNA comes from Winogradskyella sp. PG-2.
AGAAAAGAATTGAACTTCTCTATAATTTTCTACTGTAACATTGCTTCCATGTCTGCTTAAGTCATTACGCGCTAAATCTACAAGCATTACGTGCTCACTATTTTCTTTATCATCTTTGATGAGTTGTTCTGCTAACTCAGCATCTTTTAAATCGTTTCCACTTCTTTTAAAAGTACCAGCTATAGGATGAATTTCGGCTTTACCATCACTAACAACCAATTGCGCTTCTGGTGAGCTTCCGAAAATTTTAAAACTTCCATAGTCAAAATAGAATAGGTAAGGAGATGGATTGATACTTCGTAAAGCTCTGTAAACATTAAACTCATCACCACTAAAATTTTGAGAGAATTGTTTAGATAATACTAACTGAAAAACATCACCTCTGGCACAGTGTTTTTTTGCAAGTTCAACATGCTTTTTGTATTCATCATCACTGAGGTTTGATTGAATATCACCTTTAGTATCAAAATCGTAAGAGGCATATTGCCTTGTTTGAATCAGCTGAAGGATTTCGTCAATATTATTTTCCGTATCAAAACAGTGCGCAAAAATATAAGCTTCATTTTTAAAGTGATTGATAGCAATGATATTCTGATAAACCGCATAATAAATCTCTGGAATTTCTACTGAATTCTCTTTTTTTGAAACCTCAATATCTTCAAAATATTTTACAGCATCATAGGTTGTGTAACCAAAGATTCCGTTATTAATGAATTTAAAATCCTCATTAGAATCTACTTTAAAGCGTTGAGTGAATTTGTGAATTTCATCAACAACTCCCACTGTATCTACAAAATTGTTTTTAGAGCTACCATCTGGATATGTCTGAGAAATGATATTTTCATTTACTTGTATTGAAGCAATTGGATTACAACATATATATGAAAAACTATTATCATTTGCATGGTAATCGCTACTCTCTAATAAGATACCATTAGGAAACTTATCTCTAATTTTAAGATAAATGCTCACAGGTGTAATAGTATCTGCAAGGATTTTTTTATAATGTGTGTATAGACTAAATGTTTTCATCAATTTTAAATTAAAAAAGGCTTGTCGTGAATGACAAGCCTTTTTCTATATTTTAAATACCAAGGATTATTTCACGAACATAAGTTTGAGAAATTCCACCACCAAGTATGATTTGTTTTTGTTTTCATTTGAATGTCAAATATAGAAATGAAATTTTTGATTTCAAACTATAATAATGAAAAAGATTGACGTATTTGAAATATTTATGAAGTTGACAATTTTATGACATGTTTTGCATTAATTTTTTGTTAATTATAGGCAAATCAATAAACAGATTAATAACTTTATGGCATGAAGCAAATACTACTTTTGTGTTTATTGATAATTATGTCTTGTGAAAATGAAGTTACTGATGTTGCAGTATCTCAGTCCAATGTAACAATTGAGGAGAAAAAAGAGGTTGCTATAGATGTTTCAGACATAAATTTTGAAGTCTATGACTATGATGGATTAGAGCCATTAATAAACAAAAAGGGTGATAAAGTTTTTGTAGTAAATTTTTGGGCAACATGGTGTGCACCTTGTGTAAAAGAATTGCCTTATTTTGAAAACATAAATAAAACTTACAAAGATAAAAACGTCGAAGTACTATTAGTAAGTTTAGATTTTCCAAGATATTATGATACTAAGTTGAAACCATTTA
Coding sequences within:
- a CDS encoding TlpA family protein disulfide reductase; this encodes MKQILLLCLLIIMSCENEVTDVAVSQSNVTIEEKKEVAIDVSDINFEVYDYDGLEPLINKKGDKVFVVNFWATWCAPCVKELPYFENINKTYKDKNVEVLLVSLDFPRYYDTKLKPFIKKHDLKSEVVAFDDTDQNRWIPAINEDWSGALPATIIYCGNKRQFYERSFTQEELETELKQFLK
- a CDS encoding anthranilate synthase component I family protein, whose product is MKTFSLYTHYKKILADTITPVSIYLKIRDKFPNGILLESSDYHANDNSFSYICCNPIASIQVNENIISQTYPDGSSKNNFVDTVGVVDEIHKFTQRFKVDSNEDFKFINNGIFGYTTYDAVKYFEDIEVSKKENSVEIPEIYYAVYQNIIAINHFKNEAYIFAHCFDTENNIDEILQLIQTRQYASYDFDTKGDIQSNLSDDEYKKHVELAKKHCARGDVFQLVLSKQFSQNFSGDEFNVYRALRSINPSPYLFYFDYGSFKIFGSSPEAQLVVSDGKAEIHPIAGTFKRSGNDLKDAELAEQLIKDDKENSEHVMLVDLARNDLSRHGSNVTVENYREVQFFSHVIHLVSKVIGTKHKDTDTMQIVADTFPAGTLSGAPKHMAMQLIEKYEKTSRSYYGGAIGFMDFEGNFNHAIMIRTFLSKNHKLFWQAGAGLVAKSDPESELQEVYNKLGALTNAIEQAKDI